One window of Arthrobacter oryzae genomic DNA carries:
- the dop gene encoding depupylase/deamidase Dop: protein MRVMGSETEYGIHAPSAPGANATMMSARVIQAYAQLTRQRAAGGAETRWDYTDEEPLHDARGWTLERNQADPSQLTDQPPVLDAEAVALAYGREELEQDGEDEAGSLLMNMVLGNGARLYVDHAHPEYSSPEVTNPVDAVAWDAAGDMVALSAVRRMAADPQLPPVNLYKNNTDNKSVSYGSHENYLMPRAVPFGDIVRGLTPFFVTRQIMCGAGRVGLGQDSSRPGYQISQRADFFEAEVGLETTIRRPIINTRDEPHATADKYRRLHVIIGDANLSQVANYLKFGTTAMVLSLIEAGLAPRVEVHEPVAALQAVSHDTSLSATLRLLDGRRVTALDLQWMYHEAAAKLAQDTGVGDAVDGDGHTHALLERWAATLTDLDSDRTAASSSVEWLAKLSLLEGYRQRDGLEWNDARLGLVDLQWADVRPEKGLYYRMLARNRMERIVDDETIARAVTEPPSDTRAYFRGRCVSSFSKDVVGASWDSVIFDVPGRGRLQRVPTREPLRGTEALTGGLFARHQDAGSFLAELLGQTPPPPPA from the coding sequence ATGCGGGTCATGGGATCGGAAACCGAATACGGCATCCACGCTCCGTCGGCGCCCGGAGCCAACGCCACGATGATGTCTGCCCGGGTGATCCAGGCCTACGCCCAGCTGACCCGGCAGCGGGCCGCGGGCGGGGCGGAAACCCGATGGGACTACACCGACGAGGAACCTCTGCATGACGCCCGCGGGTGGACCCTCGAACGGAACCAGGCGGACCCCAGCCAGCTGACGGACCAGCCTCCGGTCCTTGACGCGGAAGCGGTGGCCCTGGCCTACGGACGGGAGGAACTCGAGCAGGACGGCGAGGACGAAGCCGGCTCACTCCTGATGAACATGGTGCTGGGCAACGGCGCGCGTTTGTACGTGGACCACGCGCATCCGGAATATTCCAGCCCGGAGGTGACGAATCCGGTGGACGCGGTTGCATGGGATGCGGCGGGAGATATGGTGGCGCTTTCGGCGGTTCGCCGGATGGCCGCTGATCCGCAGCTTCCGCCCGTGAACCTCTACAAGAACAACACCGACAACAAGTCAGTGTCCTACGGCTCCCACGAGAATTACCTCATGCCGCGCGCGGTGCCGTTTGGCGACATCGTTCGAGGGCTGACGCCGTTCTTCGTCACCCGGCAGATCATGTGCGGCGCCGGCCGGGTGGGCCTTGGCCAGGACAGTTCCCGGCCGGGCTACCAGATCAGCCAGCGGGCGGATTTCTTCGAGGCAGAGGTGGGCCTGGAGACCACCATCCGCCGGCCGATCATCAACACCAGGGACGAGCCGCACGCCACGGCGGACAAATACCGTCGGCTGCACGTGATCATCGGTGACGCCAACCTTAGCCAGGTGGCCAACTACCTGAAGTTCGGTACCACGGCCATGGTGCTTAGCCTGATCGAGGCGGGCCTCGCGCCACGCGTGGAGGTCCACGAGCCGGTGGCTGCCCTGCAGGCCGTCAGCCACGACACGTCGCTGAGCGCCACGCTCCGGCTTCTGGACGGACGCCGGGTCACGGCGCTGGACCTGCAGTGGATGTACCACGAAGCGGCTGCCAAGCTCGCACAGGACACCGGCGTGGGCGACGCCGTGGACGGTGACGGACATACCCATGCCCTCCTGGAACGCTGGGCTGCAACGCTGACGGACCTCGACAGTGACCGGACAGCCGCGTCCTCCTCCGTGGAATGGCTGGCCAAGCTCTCCCTGCTGGAGGGCTACCGGCAGCGGGACGGCCTGGAATGGAACGACGCTCGGCTGGGCCTGGTGGACCTCCAGTGGGCTGATGTGAGGCCCGAAAAGGGGCTGTACTACCGGATGCTCGCCAGGAACCGCATGGAGCGGATCGTCGACGACGAAACAATCGCCCGCGCGGTGACGGAACCGCCGTCGGACACCCGCGCCTATTTCCGCGGCCGCTGCGTCAGCAGCTTCAGCAAAGACGTAGTCGGCGCCAGCTGGGACTCGGTGATCTTCGACGTGCCGGGCCGCGGGCGCCTGCAACGCGTGCCCACCCGTGAGCCGCTCAGGGGAACGGAAGCACTCACCGGAGGCCTCTTTGCAAGGCATCAGGACGCCGGATCGTTCCTGGCGGAATTGCTCGGACAAACTCCGCCTCCGCCACCGGCATAA
- a CDS encoding ubiquitin-like protein Pup, translating into MAGQEQQQPQSREDEFDDDAPATPPASGDAQASAATQGVDDLLDEIDGVLESNAEEFVRAFVQKGGQ; encoded by the coding sequence ATGGCAGGCCAGGAGCAGCAACAGCCGCAGTCACGGGAAGACGAATTCGACGACGACGCCCCCGCAACGCCGCCCGCATCCGGTGATGCCCAGGCATCGGCAGCCACCCAGGGCGTGGACGATCTTCTGGACGAAATCGACGGCGTCCTGGAATCGAACGCCGAGGAATTCGTCCGGGCCTTCGTCCAAAAAGGCGGCCAATAG
- the prcB gene encoding proteasome subunit beta, with amino-acid sequence MQDTTANQVAANATSSFTEHLQRNRPGLLPFNQAMPATAGAGSQPLQVPHATTIVSLTYGGGVLMAGDRRATMGNVIASRHIEKVFPADRYSVLGIAGTAGIAIDLTRLFQVELEHYEKIEGTLLSLEGKANRLGAMIRGNLPMAMQGLAVVPLFAGFDLPVGVGRLFSYDVTGGRYEEQEHHAVGSGSMFARGALKKLWRPGLTEEEAVAVAVESLYDAADDDSATGGPDPVRQLWPVVYTVGRTGARRIPDHDLAAVAGAIIEARTTARREA; translated from the coding sequence GTGCAGGACACCACAGCCAACCAGGTAGCTGCGAACGCCACGTCATCATTCACTGAACACCTCCAACGCAACAGGCCCGGCTTACTGCCCTTCAATCAAGCCATGCCGGCGACCGCCGGAGCAGGTTCACAGCCGCTGCAGGTTCCGCATGCCACCACCATCGTCTCGCTGACGTATGGCGGTGGTGTCCTGATGGCCGGCGACCGCCGCGCCACGATGGGGAATGTCATTGCGAGCCGGCACATTGAAAAGGTCTTCCCGGCTGACCGGTATTCCGTGCTGGGAATTGCGGGCACGGCCGGCATCGCCATCGACCTCACGCGGCTGTTCCAGGTGGAGCTGGAACACTACGAAAAGATCGAAGGGACGCTGCTGAGCCTGGAAGGCAAAGCCAACCGGCTCGGCGCCATGATCCGCGGGAACCTGCCCATGGCCATGCAGGGACTGGCGGTGGTGCCGCTCTTCGCCGGGTTTGACCTGCCTGTGGGCGTGGGCCGCCTCTTTTCCTATGACGTCACCGGCGGACGGTACGAGGAGCAGGAGCATCACGCGGTGGGTTCCGGCTCCATGTTTGCCCGCGGAGCCCTCAAAAAACTCTGGCGGCCGGGACTTACCGAAGAGGAAGCCGTGGCCGTGGCCGTTGAATCGCTCTACGATGCCGCGGATGACGACTCGGCAACCGGCGGACCGGATCCCGTCCGGCAGTTGTGGCCGGTTGTCTACACCGTGGGCCGGACAGGCGCCCGGCGAATACCCGACCATGATCTGGCCGCCGTCGCCGGCGCCATCATCGAGGCCAGGACAACGGCTCGGCGGGAGGCCTGA
- the prcA gene encoding proteasome subunit alpha codes for MTQQFYVSPEQLMKDRADFARKGIARGRSVVVISCEEGIALVAENPSPSLHKIGEIYDKIAFAAVGKYNEFESLRQAGVRYADVRGYSYDREDVTARGLASVYAQSLGAVFTAEQKPFEVELAVAEVGESPSDDHLYRLTFDGSIADEKRFIVMGGQADKVAETVEGGWQRELNFAGAIRLAMKGLVTDKEAGELPASALEVAVLDRGSESARGSRRAFRRLGDDEIAALLSEEN; via the coding sequence ATGACTCAACAGTTTTATGTGTCGCCCGAACAGCTGATGAAGGACCGTGCGGATTTCGCACGGAAGGGAATTGCCCGCGGCCGCTCCGTCGTCGTCATCAGCTGCGAGGAGGGCATCGCCCTCGTCGCGGAAAATCCGTCGCCGTCGTTGCACAAGATCGGCGAGATCTACGACAAGATCGCCTTCGCCGCGGTCGGCAAATACAACGAGTTCGAAAGCCTGCGCCAGGCGGGAGTCCGTTACGCGGACGTCCGTGGCTACTCCTATGACCGTGAGGACGTCACGGCCAGGGGACTGGCCAGCGTCTATGCACAAAGCCTTGGTGCTGTGTTCACCGCCGAGCAGAAACCCTTCGAAGTCGAGCTCGCCGTGGCCGAGGTCGGGGAGAGTCCCTCGGACGACCACCTGTACCGGCTGACGTTCGACGGCTCGATTGCCGACGAAAAACGTTTCATTGTCATGGGCGGCCAGGCCGACAAGGTCGCCGAGACCGTGGAAGGCGGGTGGCAGCGGGAACTGAACTTCGCCGGTGCAATCAGGCTCGCCATGAAGGGGCTGGTCACCGACAAGGAAGCCGGCGAACTGCCCGCATCAGCCCTGGAGGTGGCGGTCCTTGACCGCGGTTCGGAAAGCGCACGGGGATCCCGGCGGGCTTTCCGGCGCCTCGGCGACGACGAAATCGCCGCCCTGCTGTCTGAGGAGAACTGA